The Kineococcus endophyticus genome has a window encoding:
- a CDS encoding DUF4191 domain-containing protein, whose amino-acid sequence MARRGSSDGGATAAPKPKKKRWARTRQLKQVYDMTVRVDPSTRWWLLLAFAGPIVLGLVVGLLSGHPIYFTILGLLLGILAGMFLLGRRAERAAYMNLEGQKGAAGAALSSIRRGWTIEQEPVAVEARSQDMVFRALGRAGIVLVGDGPPTRVRKLLESERRKVARVVPNVPVHVFTVGDGGSDGEVPLRKLASRVQRLKPQLTKQEVAAVQKRLKALGGIRPPVPQGIDPMRARPDRRAMRGR is encoded by the coding sequence ATGGCACGACGAGGATCCAGCGACGGCGGTGCGACCGCCGCACCCAAGCCGAAGAAGAAGCGGTGGGCGCGGACCCGTCAGCTGAAGCAGGTCTACGACATGACCGTCCGGGTCGACCCCTCGACCCGGTGGTGGCTGCTGCTGGCCTTCGCGGGCCCGATCGTGCTCGGCCTGGTCGTCGGTCTGCTCTCGGGGCACCCGATCTACTTCACGATCCTCGGTCTGCTGCTGGGGATCCTGGCCGGCATGTTCCTGCTGGGCCGTCGCGCCGAGCGCGCCGCCTACATGAACCTCGAGGGCCAGAAGGGCGCCGCCGGAGCGGCGCTGTCGTCCATCCGCCGCGGGTGGACGATCGAGCAGGAGCCGGTGGCCGTCGAGGCCCGCAGCCAGGACATGGTGTTCCGGGCCCTGGGCCGCGCAGGCATCGTCCTCGTCGGCGACGGCCCGCCCACCCGCGTCCGCAAGCTGCTGGAGTCCGAGCGTCGCAAGGTCGCCCGGGTCGTGCCGAACGTCCCCGTCCACGTCTTCACGGTCGGTGACGGCGGCTCGGACGGCGAGGTCCCGCTGCGCAAGCTGGCCTCCCGCGTGCAGCGGCTCAAGCCGCAGCTGACCAAGCAGGAGGTCGCCGCGGTGCAGAAGCGCCTCAAGGCGCTCGGCGGCATCCGCCCGCCGGTCCCCCAGGGCATCGACCCGATGCGCGCGCGGCCCGACCGCCGCGCCATGCGCGGACGCTGA
- the lipA gene encoding lipoyl synthase produces MTIAPEGRRMLRIEARNAETPIERKPSWIRTTARTGPEYKDLKGLVKSGGLHTVCEEAGCPNIYECWEDREATFLIGGSECTRRCDFCQIDTGKPSPLDRDEPRRVAESIRTMGLRYATITGVARDDLADGGAWLYAETIRKTHELNSDGDTHTGVEILVPDFNGRPELLQQVFDAAPEVFAHNVETVPRIFKSIRPAFRYRRSLDVITAGRDAGLVTKSNLILGMGETDEEVLEALQDLHDAGCDIITITQYLRPTPRHHPVERWVKPETFVEFSQAAEEMGFSGVMAGPLVRSSYRAGRLWAGAMRKRGVAIPAHLAHLDKDTPAAQEASSLLARG; encoded by the coding sequence GTGACGATCGCCCCGGAAGGACGCCGGATGCTGCGCATCGAGGCGCGCAACGCCGAGACGCCGATCGAGCGGAAGCCGTCCTGGATCCGCACGACGGCCCGCACCGGTCCGGAGTACAAGGACCTCAAGGGCCTGGTGAAGTCCGGCGGCCTGCACACGGTGTGCGAGGAGGCGGGCTGCCCCAACATCTACGAGTGCTGGGAGGACCGCGAGGCCACGTTCCTCATCGGCGGCTCCGAGTGCACGCGGCGCTGCGACTTCTGCCAGATCGACACCGGCAAGCCGTCCCCGCTGGACCGCGACGAGCCCCGCCGCGTCGCCGAGAGCATCCGCACGATGGGCCTGCGCTACGCGACGATCACCGGCGTCGCCCGCGACGACCTCGCCGACGGCGGCGCGTGGCTGTACGCCGAGACGATCCGCAAGACCCACGAGCTGAACTCCGACGGCGACACCCACACCGGCGTCGAGATCCTCGTCCCGGACTTCAACGGCCGTCCCGAGCTGCTGCAGCAGGTGTTCGACGCGGCGCCGGAGGTGTTCGCGCACAACGTCGAGACCGTCCCGCGGATCTTCAAGAGCATCCGCCCGGCCTTCCGCTACCGGCGCTCGCTCGACGTCATCACCGCCGGCCGCGACGCGGGCCTGGTGACGAAGTCGAACCTCATCCTCGGCATGGGCGAGACCGACGAGGAGGTGCTCGAGGCGCTGCAGGACCTGCACGACGCGGGCTGCGACATCATCACGATCACCCAGTACCTGCGCCCCACGCCGCGGCACCACCCCGTCGAGCGCTGGGTCAAGCCGGAGACGTTCGTGGAGTTCTCCCAGGCGGCCGAGGAGATGGGCTTCAGCGGCGTCATGGCCGGTCCGCTCGTGCGGTCCTCCTACCGCGCCGGCCGGCTGTGGGCGGGTGCCATGCGCAAGCGCGGCGTCGCGATCCCCGCGCACCTGGCCCACCTCGACAAGGACACCCCCGCCGCCCAGGAGGCGTCCAGCCTGCTCGCCCGGGGCTGA
- a CDS encoding serine hydrolase domain-containing protein yields the protein MTPPSASAAQPSSTGNPQSLLPSTHRRLDHLLAAEQVASRLPSVVAGLVRDGALVWSGGAGTTGLDGGAGTAGRPGPDTQYRIGSITKTFVAAAVLRAVEDEVVGLEDPVRAHLPELADGVGRVTVGQLLGQAGGVQAETDGPWWERTGGGDWDSLVPLLGESAVRHRPGTRFHYSNVGFGVLGELVGRVRQGTWREVLRTEFLDPLGMDRTTMRPVSPAARGLAVHPWADVVLPEPEHDAGAMAPAGQVWSTVLDLARWAGVVGGRSEVLRRSTVEEMWRPQTVDDARGAGWAAGYGLGLQLWNAGGRRYAGHSGSMPGFVAMLRVDVETGDGVVVLANSTTGFGDLPVRLLQTLVEAEPHSPQAWVPRDVPADVLALVGPWYWGPAPLSLRAVRVGAQDGLELAGLGGRGRGSRFVRAEGVPGAWRGLDEYYAGELLRPVTGADGSVSHLDLASFRLTRTPYDAAADVPGGVDEGGWTATP from the coding sequence ATGACCCCGCCGTCCGCCTCCGCCGCGCAGCCCTCCTCGACCGGCAACCCGCAGTCCCTGCTGCCGAGCACCCACCGCCGGCTGGACCACCTGCTCGCCGCCGAGCAGGTCGCCTCGCGGTTGCCCTCGGTCGTGGCCGGTCTCGTGCGCGACGGGGCGCTCGTCTGGAGCGGCGGGGCGGGCACGACGGGCCTGGACGGCGGCGCCGGGACCGCGGGACGGCCCGGTCCGGACACGCAGTACCGCATCGGGTCCATCACCAAGACGTTCGTGGCGGCCGCGGTGCTGCGCGCGGTCGAGGACGAGGTCGTCGGCCTGGAGGACCCCGTCCGCGCGCACCTGCCGGAGCTGGCCGACGGCGTGGGCCGCGTCACCGTGGGGCAGCTGCTGGGCCAGGCCGGCGGGGTGCAGGCCGAGACGGACGGGCCGTGGTGGGAGCGGACCGGCGGCGGGGACTGGGACAGCCTGGTGCCGCTGCTGGGCGAGAGCGCCGTCCGGCACCGCCCCGGCACGCGCTTCCACTACTCCAACGTCGGCTTCGGGGTCCTGGGCGAACTCGTGGGCCGCGTCCGGCAGGGCACGTGGCGCGAGGTGCTGCGCACCGAGTTCCTCGACCCCCTCGGCATGGACCGCACGACGATGCGGCCCGTCTCCCCCGCCGCGCGCGGCCTGGCCGTCCACCCGTGGGCCGACGTCGTCCTGCCCGAACCCGAGCACGACGCGGGCGCGATGGCCCCCGCCGGGCAGGTCTGGTCGACCGTCCTCGACCTCGCACGCTGGGCGGGCGTGGTGGGCGGACGCTCGGAGGTGCTGCGCCGCAGCACGGTCGAGGAGATGTGGCGCCCGCAGACCGTCGACGACGCGCGGGGCGCGGGCTGGGCCGCCGGGTACGGCCTCGGCCTGCAGCTGTGGAACGCCGGCGGCCGGCGGTACGCGGGGCACTCGGGGTCCATGCCCGGGTTCGTCGCGATGCTGCGCGTCGACGTCGAGACCGGGGACGGCGTCGTGGTCCTGGCGAACTCGACGACCGGGTTCGGCGACCTGCCGGTCCGCCTGCTGCAGACGCTGGTCGAGGCCGAGCCGCACTCGCCGCAGGCCTGGGTGCCCCGCGACGTGCCCGCCGACGTCCTCGCCCTCGTGGGGCCCTGGTACTGGGGTCCGGCGCCGCTGTCCCTGCGCGCCGTGCGGGTCGGCGCTCAGGACGGCCTGGAGCTGGCCGGGCTCGGCGGACGCGGCCGCGGGTCCCGGTTCGTCCGCGCCGAGGGGGTGCCCGGCGCCTGGCGGGGGTTGGACGAGTACTACGCCGGGGAGCTCCTGCGTCCCGTGACCGGCGCCGACGGATCGGTCTCGCACCTGGACCTGGCGAGCTTCCGCCTCACCCGCACCCCCTACGACGCGGCCGCGGACGTCCCCGGCGGCGTCGACGAGGGCGGCTGGACCGCCACCCCGTGA
- a CDS encoding LLM class F420-dependent oxidoreductase: MDLRIFTEPQQGATYETLRRVAVTAEETGFSAFFRSDHYLTMGGDGLPGPTDAWTTLAGLARDTSTIRLGTLVSSATFRHPGVLAIQVAQVDEMSGGRVELGLGSGWYEEEHRAYGIPFPSLGERFDRFEEQLAVVTGLWGTPSGETFSHAGKHYELVDSPALPKPVQDPVPVVVGGSAKRRGAAIAARYAHEFNVPFASAAETAERFEKVRAACTAVGRDPGTMTFSAALLLVCGRDEAEFTRRAQAIGREPGEVRENGIAGTVGEVVETVGRYAEAGVERLYLQVMDLSDLDHLELVASQVAPQL; encoded by the coding sequence GTGGACCTGCGCATCTTCACCGAGCCCCAGCAGGGGGCCACCTACGAGACCCTCCGCCGGGTCGCCGTCACCGCCGAGGAGACGGGCTTCTCCGCCTTCTTCCGGTCCGACCACTACCTGACGATGGGCGGCGACGGGCTGCCCGGTCCGACCGACGCCTGGACCACGCTGGCCGGGCTGGCCCGCGACACGAGCACGATCCGGCTCGGCACGCTCGTCTCCTCCGCCACGTTCCGCCACCCCGGGGTGCTCGCGATCCAGGTCGCGCAGGTGGACGAGATGTCCGGCGGCCGCGTCGAACTCGGCCTGGGATCGGGCTGGTACGAGGAGGAGCACCGCGCCTACGGCATCCCCTTCCCGTCGCTGGGGGAGCGGTTCGACCGCTTCGAGGAGCAACTCGCCGTCGTCACCGGCCTGTGGGGCACCCCGTCGGGCGAGACGTTCTCGCACGCGGGGAAGCACTACGAGCTGGTCGACTCCCCGGCGCTGCCCAAACCCGTGCAGGACCCGGTCCCCGTCGTCGTCGGCGGGTCGGCGAAGCGGCGCGGGGCGGCGATCGCGGCGCGGTACGCCCACGAGTTCAACGTCCCGTTCGCCTCGGCGGCCGAGACCGCCGAACGCTTCGAGAAGGTCCGGGCCGCGTGCACGGCGGTCGGTCGCGACCCCGGCACCATGACGTTCTCGGCGGCCCTGCTGCTCGTCTGCGGTCGCGACGAGGCCGAGTTCACCCGGCGCGCGCAGGCCATCGGCCGGGAACCGGGTGAGGTGCGCGAGAACGGCATCGCCGGAACCGTCGGCGAGGTCGTCGAGACCGTCGGCCGCTACGCCGAGGCCGGCGTGGAGCGGCTGTACCTGCAGGTCATGGACCTGTCCGACCTCGACCACCTCGAACTCGTGGCCTCGCAGGTGGCGCCGCAGCTCTGA
- a CDS encoding glycosyltransferase family 2 protein, translating to MTDRRPGHPPLVSVGVPVHNGEAYLEQTLTALLDQTFGDFELIVCDNASTDRTPQIVAEFAAADPRVRSVRNPTNIGLARNFNRVFQLSQGRYFRWAMADDLVDPTNLQDCVDALEADPGAVLAVPSWDLIDGAGGPARGGGEPASFTWDTTPGRRMQQFIDMINGPSSIAVLAYLSGLVRSEALWATDQLGSYPSSDQVLLGQLLLRGRFVEVPGRSLHVRLHEASAGHGIGTGDYAAVHRTFFPDTPPRNLLRWRATRYRKMWDVLQRASTSRAELRSLRVRYARSSALELLP from the coding sequence GTGACCGACCGCAGGCCTGGGCACCCCCCGCTCGTCAGCGTGGGAGTTCCCGTCCACAACGGCGAGGCCTACCTCGAGCAGACCCTGACGGCGCTGCTCGACCAGACCTTCGGCGACTTCGAGCTGATCGTCTGCGACAACGCCTCGACCGACCGGACGCCCCAGATCGTCGCGGAGTTCGCCGCGGCCGACCCCCGCGTCCGCTCCGTCCGCAACCCCACGAACATCGGGCTGGCGCGGAACTTCAACCGCGTCTTCCAGCTGTCCCAGGGGCGGTACTTCCGCTGGGCCATGGCCGACGACCTCGTCGACCCCACGAACCTGCAGGACTGCGTCGACGCGCTGGAGGCCGATCCCGGAGCCGTCCTGGCCGTCCCCTCCTGGGACCTCATCGACGGCGCCGGCGGGCCCGCGCGCGGGGGCGGGGAGCCGGCGTCCTTCACCTGGGACACCACCCCCGGCCGCCGCATGCAGCAGTTCATCGACATGATCAACGGACCCTCGTCGATCGCCGTCCTGGCCTACCTGTCGGGACTGGTGCGCAGCGAGGCGCTGTGGGCCACCGACCAGCTCGGCAGCTACCCCTCCTCCGACCAGGTGCTGCTCGGGCAACTGCTCCTGCGGGGGCGGTTCGTCGAGGTCCCGGGACGTTCCCTGCACGTGCGGCTGCACGAGGCCTCGGCCGGGCACGGCATCGGCACGGGCGACTACGCCGCCGTCCACCGCACGTTCTTCCCCGACACCCCGCCGCGGAACCTGTTGCGCTGGAGGGCCACCCGCTACCGCAAGATGTGGGACGTGCTGCAGCGCGCCTCGACCTCGCGGGCGGAACTGCGCTCCCTGCGCGTCCGGTACGCCCGCTCGTCGGCGCTGGAACTGCTGCCCTGA
- the lipB gene encoding lipoyl(octanoyl) transferase LipB: MRIERFGLGERRVPYEEAWEAQRRLHAAVVAGEAPDTVLLLEHEPVYTAGRRTNSWERPDDGTPVVDVDRGGRITWHGPGQLVGYPVVRLRGPLDVVGYVRRLEELLIAVAARFGVEGYRVEDRTGVWTADAPLAPGWRAENKLAAIGVRVARGVTMHGFALNCDTDLQGFSHIVPCGLPDAGATSLSARAGRRVDVLAAADVVTELLPAAGLPG, from the coding sequence CTGCGGATCGAGCGGTTCGGCCTCGGTGAGCGCCGGGTGCCCTACGAGGAGGCCTGGGAGGCGCAGCGCCGGCTGCACGCCGCCGTCGTGGCGGGCGAGGCCCCGGACACCGTGCTGCTGCTGGAGCACGAACCCGTCTACACGGCCGGGCGCCGCACGAACTCCTGGGAACGGCCCGACGACGGCACCCCGGTCGTCGACGTGGACCGCGGCGGGCGGATCACCTGGCACGGACCGGGGCAGCTCGTGGGCTACCCCGTCGTCCGGCTGCGCGGCCCCCTCGACGTCGTCGGGTACGTGCGCCGGCTCGAGGAACTCCTCATCGCCGTCGCCGCCCGGTTCGGGGTGGAGGGGTACCGCGTCGAGGACCGCACGGGGGTCTGGACGGCCGACGCTCCGCTGGCGCCGGGGTGGCGGGCGGAGAACAAGCTGGCCGCCATCGGCGTCCGCGTCGCCCGGGGCGTGACGATGCACGGGTTCGCGCTGAACTGCGACACCGACCTGCAGGGTTTCTCCCACATCGTGCCGTGCGGTTTGCCGGACGCGGGCGCGACGTCCCTCAGCGCCCGGGCCGGTCGCCGGGTGGACGTCCTCGCCGCCGCCGACGTCGTCACCGAGCTGCTGCCCGCGGCCGGTCTGCCCGGCTGA
- a CDS encoding Type 1 glutamine amidotransferase-like domain-containing protein: protein MPAERPTIVATSGGWTRRELGGVDWAGTAHLAVHLARVPSGRAPRLTYLGTAGGDQRAWAAEVHAAGSRAGFRTTVLDLFPMPGVADPAGQLLASDVVWVGGGSVANLLAVWRVHGLDAAFRAAWEAGVVLGGVSAGSICWFQGGTTDSFGPDLRAVTDGLGLLPYGNGVHHDSEPTRRPFVQHLVGTGVLGETHCTDDGVGLVYAGTDLVEAVTEVAGKGAYVVRRDGDGVTETRLEPRLLPR from the coding sequence GTGCCAGCTGAACGCCCGACGATCGTCGCGACGTCCGGCGGCTGGACCCGCCGGGAGCTCGGGGGCGTGGACTGGGCGGGGACGGCTCATCTCGCCGTCCATCTCGCCCGGGTCCCCTCCGGGCGGGCGCCGCGGCTGACGTACCTCGGCACGGCCGGGGGTGACCAGCGGGCGTGGGCTGCGGAGGTGCACGCGGCGGGCAGCCGTGCCGGGTTCCGCACGACCGTCCTGGACCTGTTCCCGATGCCCGGCGTGGCCGACCCGGCCGGGCAGCTCCTGGCCTCGGACGTCGTCTGGGTCGGCGGCGGCTCGGTCGCGAACCTGCTCGCCGTGTGGCGGGTGCACGGCCTCGACGCGGCGTTCCGGGCGGCCTGGGAGGCCGGGGTCGTCCTCGGGGGCGTGAGCGCCGGGTCGATCTGCTGGTTCCAGGGCGGGACGACGGACTCCTTCGGCCCGGACCTGCGGGCCGTGACGGACGGGCTGGGGCTGCTGCCGTACGGCAACGGCGTGCACCACGACTCCGAGCCCACCCGCCGCCCGTTCGTCCAGCACCTCGTCGGCACCGGCGTGCTCGGCGAGACGCACTGCACCGACGACGGCGTGGGTCTCGTCTACGCCGGGACCGACCTCGTCGAGGCCGTCACCGAGGTGGCCGGTAAGGGCGCCTACGTGGTGCGGCGGGACGGGGACGGGGTCACCGAGACGCGGCTGGAGCCGCGCCTGCTCCCCCGCTGA
- a CDS encoding NAD(P)/FAD-dependent oxidoreductase — MTAGTSLDTAHPPTAVRTSAEVVVVGAGLAGLVCARHLHAAGVDVLVVEAADTVGGRVRSETLGSFRVDRGFQLLNPAYPEVEKVLDLDALDLQPFDAGVAVHRGGRVATLRDPRRHPTALLQALRFPLGSAGEKAAVARWLLKVTSAGDLKDPDSGWSDGLDAAEVHGELRWSVLEPFLAGVLGEVDGTTSRRFVDLLVRTFLRGTPGLPAGGMQAVPDQLAAGLPAGSLATGVTVRHIGLAPRSLVVETAGGGITCDAIVVATDAHAAGHLVPALDVPDSNALSTFWFGAPSSPAPDSRAKLLHLDGDRTGPVVNTAVVSAVAPSYLQPGSEHRALVSAQVLGADTGAEVERRVREQLARVYGAHTAEWTRVAAHSIPHALPVVAPPFEGSQPVDVGDGVFVAGDHRENASLQGALVSGRRAADAVLTKTFGRSGSARAS, encoded by the coding sequence GTGACCGCTGGCACCTCCCTCGACACCGCCCACCCGCCGACCGCCGTGCGCACGTCCGCGGAGGTGGTCGTCGTGGGCGCGGGCCTGGCCGGCCTCGTCTGCGCGCGCCACCTGCACGCGGCCGGCGTCGACGTCCTGGTCGTCGAGGCCGCCGACACCGTCGGTGGTCGCGTGCGCTCGGAGACCCTCGGCAGCTTCCGCGTCGACCGCGGCTTCCAGCTCCTCAACCCCGCCTACCCCGAGGTGGAGAAGGTCCTCGACCTCGACGCCCTGGACCTGCAGCCGTTCGACGCGGGCGTGGCCGTCCACCGCGGCGGCAGGGTCGCGACGCTGCGCGACCCGCGGCGGCACCCGACGGCGCTGCTGCAGGCGCTGCGCTTCCCGCTCGGGTCGGCAGGTGAGAAGGCGGCCGTGGCCCGGTGGCTGCTCAAGGTGACGTCCGCCGGAGACCTCAAGGACCCGGACTCGGGCTGGTCGGACGGTCTGGACGCCGCTGAGGTGCACGGCGAGCTGCGCTGGTCCGTCCTCGAACCGTTCCTGGCCGGTGTCCTGGGTGAGGTGGACGGGACGACGTCGCGCCGCTTCGTCGACCTGCTCGTGCGCACCTTCCTGCGCGGGACGCCGGGGCTGCCCGCGGGCGGCATGCAAGCCGTCCCCGACCAGCTCGCGGCCGGACTGCCGGCCGGGTCGCTGGCGACGGGGGTCACGGTGCGGCACATCGGGCTGGCTCCCCGGTCCCTCGTCGTGGAGACGGCGGGCGGCGGCATCACCTGCGACGCCATCGTCGTCGCGACCGACGCCCACGCGGCGGGTCACCTCGTGCCCGCGCTCGACGTGCCGGACAGCAACGCGCTGTCGACGTTCTGGTTCGGCGCCCCGTCCTCCCCGGCGCCGGACTCGCGCGCGAAGCTGCTGCACCTCGACGGCGACCGCACCGGTCCGGTCGTCAACACCGCGGTCGTGTCCGCGGTCGCCCCGAGCTACCTGCAGCCGGGGTCGGAGCACCGCGCCCTGGTCAGCGCGCAGGTCCTGGGCGCCGACACCGGCGCCGAGGTGGAGCGTCGCGTCCGCGAGCAGCTGGCCCGCGTCTACGGCGCCCACACGGCCGAGTGGACGCGCGTCGCCGCGCACTCGATCCCGCACGCCCTGCCCGTCGTGGCGCCGCCGTTCGAGGGCTCCCAGCCCGTCGACGTGGGGGACGGCGTCTTCGTCGCGGGCGACCACCGGGAGAACGCCTCCCTGCAGGGTGCTCTCGTCTCCGGGCGCCGCGCGGCCGACGCGGTGCTGACGAAGACGTTCGGGCGCAGCGGTTCCGCGCGTGCCAGCTGA